The DNA window CGCGATCATCAGCTCCTTCTCGTCGAGGGACTCGACCCAAACCACCAGCGCCTCGGGATCATCGCGGATCCAGGTGAACATGCGCGGCTTGGTGCGCCACGACGGTCGGCCTTCGTACGAGGCCCGTTCGTAGGCGCCGGGGAGGGACAAGGCGATCCGACGAATTTGAGATTCCGTCACCATCTCGTATTGTTCGACTCCCTGCCGCTAAGCTGACCGGTCGGCGCCGAACGTGGGAAGCCCAAGGTGTGGCACCAATCCCATCCAGGCTGAAGTGACTTTATAATGAAGTTTCCTGCAACGAACCAGCCCCCTGGCGCGCCGATCCCATGAACGGCCCGGTAGGCTCATGGAAGTAGCGGATGCCGCGCTCGTCGAGCGCACCCTGGCAGGGGACATCGAGGGATTCGGCGAGCTTCATCGGCGCTACTACCGCCGCGTGGTTCGGGTCGTTCTGACCATCATGAAAGACCGAATCCAGGCCGAGGACATGGTCCAGGATGCCTATGCCTCTGCCCTCAGAGAGCTTCCGCGATTGAAGGATCCCGCTCGGTTCTTCCCCTGGATCTGCCGGATTGCGGTCAATCGCGCGATCGAGGATCGGCGGCGAGCCGGACGCCGCGCCCGACTCGACGCCCGGGTGGTCGCATCGGACGTTGCCGTGGCGGAGGCCGAGGACCGTCTCTTGCGGGCCGAGCGCGCCGAGAAGGTCCGACTCGCGCTCGAGAAGCTTCCCGAAGGGCAGAGGGCAGCGGTCGTCCTGCGCTACTTCGACGAGCTCCCGATGCGGCAGATCGGCGAAGCGCTGGGATGCGGCGAGGTTACCGCGCGAAGTCAGGTATTTCGCGGCCTGCGGAAGCTGGGCGTCTTCTTGAAGGCCAAAGGAGCGACACGTTGACAAACAGTGCTTGTCCCGATTTCGAGGGGCTCATGGAGAGGTTGCTCTTTGGCGATCTCACCGAGCCGTCGCGGGAAAACGTCGAGCGCCACCTCTCCGTATGCGGAGACTGCCGGGACGCCTTCGACGATGCGAAGCTTGCGATGGAGGCCCTTCGTGACATCGAAGCGCCGCCCCTCCCGTATGCGGATACGCCCAAGGTCATCCGCACCCTCGACCTTCAAAGGAGTCGCTCACCGTCCCGATGGATGGCGATGGCTGCCGTGCTGCTCATCGGAGTCGGCATCGGTTACTTCCTGCCCCGGGGCGGTGAGGAGCCGGAAGTCGCCCTCGGTGCCCCCGTCGATCCGGATGCTCTCGCCGCCCTCGAGCGGGCCGAGCTGCTGTCCGATGTGGGCGTTCGCTACACCGATGGGCTTCGCGGGGTTCTCGAGGAGCTCTTGGAGCTGGCCGTTCTCGACCTGACCGCGGACGAGGCGGCCTATACCCGCGAGCGCGCCCGGACTCTCATTCGCGACGGCGCCCTTCTCGAGCGTCTTCTCGATTCCGAAAAAGACCGGGATCTTCTTCGCGCGATCCGTCGTGCCGAACCGTTCCTGGAAGAGCTCGCCGCTCTCGAAAGCTCGACGACGGAGACGAACGTACGTCATCTCCAGGCGAGTCTCCGCGACAGCAATTTGCCTTCCACGCTTGCCGAGCTCGCGCTCGACGACGATATCGAGAGCGCCCTGGCATCGTCAGGGTGGCTCGCGAACGACAACCCCCTGCCCCGAAAGGATTTTTGAAATGACACGCCTTCTGCTCATCGGATGGGTCCCGATGTTGCTCGCCCTGCAGGAGCCGGCGCGATCTCTCTATCTCGAGGGGCGCGAGCATTTGCTCGAAGAGCGCTACGAACAGGCGACGGAAGCTTTTCGCCGCCTCGTCACCGAGTTCGCCGACAGCGAGGAGGCGGACGACGCCCAGTACTATCTCGGTTACGCCTACGAACAGCTCGGTCGCGACGTCGAAGCCATCGAAGCCTTCGGCTCGGTCATCGAACGGTGGCCCGATTCGGTGCGAGTCGAAAGTGCCCGCGAGCACCGAGCCGAGCTGGTCGCGGGCCGCGGTCGAAACGATCTGGCCCGGGAGGTTATCGACGATATCTTCGGGACCGCGAGCTCCTGGGAGCTCAAGCGCGATACGGCTTTCGCTCTCGCCCGCCAGGGAAACCTTGCCGGCCGGGACGTGCTCGAAGAGGCCATGGAGCGGGAGAGCTCGTCTCGCCAGATCGAGCTGATTCACATCCTCGCACCCCACGTTTCCAATCCCGAGGCGAGAGGCATCCTCATTCTCGCTTTGGAT is part of the Vicinamibacteria bacterium genome and encodes:
- a CDS encoding sigma-70 family RNA polymerase sigma factor, encoding MEVADAALVERTLAGDIEGFGELHRRYYRRVVRVVLTIMKDRIQAEDMVQDAYASALRELPRLKDPARFFPWICRIAVNRAIEDRRRAGRRARLDARVVASDVAVAEAEDRLLRAERAEKVRLALEKLPEGQRAAVVLRYFDELPMRQIGEALGCGEVTARSQVFRGLRKLGVFLKAKGATR
- a CDS encoding MmcQ/YjbR family DNA-binding protein; its protein translation is MVTESQIRRIALSLPGAYERASYEGRPSWRTKPRMFTWIRDDPEALVVWVESLDEKELMIA
- a CDS encoding zf-HC2 domain-containing protein, producing the protein MTNSACPDFEGLMERLLFGDLTEPSRENVERHLSVCGDCRDAFDDAKLAMEALRDIEAPPLPYADTPKVIRTLDLQRSRSPSRWMAMAAVLLIGVGIGYFLPRGGEEPEVALGAPVDPDALAALERAELLSDVGVRYTDGLRGVLEELLELAVLDLTADEAAYTRERARTLIRDGALLERLLDSEKDRDLLRAIRRAEPFLEELAALESSTTETNVRHLQASLRDSNLPSTLAELALDDDIESALASSGWLANDNPLPRKDF